A region of Myxococcota bacterium DNA encodes the following proteins:
- a CDS encoding VOC family protein gives MSLDLLSTVHTNVNCSNLERSVGFYRDVVGLTPVSHTAPLPQEGRGFGLPGQVQWDAHLLHDARGAIGPAIDLLEWKTPTPVGAPARDPHTLGIYRLCLAHPDLAALDATLRQRGHPPLAPPASMHLGVGDLEARFLCVRDPDGACVEFIEQPGDLRLLHVNVNCRDLDASSRWYQEVLGLAPLMPRCAPGPVGGEGLGFGERGPVRFRADFLGLPGQPDLVIDLLEWLDPTPVGAPATDANRLGWFRIAYLVADAEAGCRELDRLGVEHSGPCWLEMGPEIPIDGLRAVFFRDPDGTCLELIETPRLTSAD, from the coding sequence ATGTCCCTCGACCTTCTTTCCACCGTCCACACCAACGTCAACTGCTCGAACCTCGAGCGATCGGTAGGTTTCTATCGCGACGTCGTCGGGCTCACGCCCGTCTCACACACAGCGCCCCTGCCCCAGGAAGGGCGCGGCTTCGGTCTGCCCGGGCAAGTGCAGTGGGATGCGCATCTCCTGCACGACGCGCGCGGCGCCATCGGCCCGGCCATCGATCTCCTGGAGTGGAAGACGCCGACGCCCGTCGGCGCACCCGCGCGCGATCCGCATACCCTGGGCATCTACCGTCTCTGCCTCGCGCACCCGGACCTCGCGGCCCTGGACGCCACGCTGCGCCAGCGAGGGCACCCGCCCCTGGCGCCGCCGGCCTCGATGCATCTCGGCGTCGGGGATCTGGAGGCGCGCTTTCTTTGCGTGCGCGACCCGGACGGCGCCTGCGTCGAGTTCATCGAGCAGCCCGGCGACCTGCGCCTGCTCCACGTCAACGTGAACTGCCGCGACCTCGACGCGTCGTCCCGCTGGTACCAGGAGGTGCTCGGCCTCGCGCCGCTGATGCCGCGCTGCGCGCCGGGCCCGGTCGGGGGCGAGGGCCTCGGCTTCGGCGAACGCGGACCCGTCCGGTTTCGCGCGGACTTCCTGGGGCTTCCGGGCCAGCCGGACCTCGTCATCGACCTGCTCGAGTGGCTCGACCCGACGCCGGTCGGCGCGCCGGCCACGGATGCGAATCGACTCGGCTGGTTCCGGATCGCCTACCTCGTGGCCGACGCCGAAGCCGGATGTCGCGAACTCGATCGCCTCGGCGTCGAGCACTCGGGCCCGTGCTGGCTCGAGATGGGTCCCGAGATTCCGATCGATGGATTGCGTGCGGTCTTCTTTCGAGACCCGGACGGCACCTGCCTCGAGCTGATCGAGACTCCCCGGCTCACCTCGGCCGACTAG
- a CDS encoding pyridoxamine 5'-phosphate oxidase family protein — MSLAMTKADRDAFLADVHVGVIGIEQAGAPPLMAPIWYDYAPDAGLWVLTGPDSLKGRAIAAAGRFSLVAQVEEPPAYQYVSVEGPVVSTEPADLERDTRPMARRYFGTELGDLYVKSQASDTSVRITMRPETWRTVDYRKLTLA; from the coding sequence ATGTCCCTGGCCATGACGAAAGCCGATCGTGACGCGTTCCTCGCCGACGTCCATGTGGGCGTGATCGGCATCGAGCAGGCGGGTGCTCCGCCGTTGATGGCGCCGATCTGGTACGACTACGCGCCGGATGCCGGGCTCTGGGTGCTGACCGGCCCCGACTCGCTCAAAGGCCGCGCGATCGCCGCGGCGGGCCGCTTCAGCCTCGTGGCGCAGGTCGAGGAGCCGCCGGCCTATCAGTACGTGAGCGTCGAGGGACCGGTGGTCTCGACCGAACCCGCCGATCTCGAGCGGGACACCCGGCCGATGGCGCGCCGCTACTTCGGCACCGAGCTCGGGGACCTCTACGTGAAGTCCCAAGCGAGCGACACGTCGGTGCGGATCACCATGCGCCCCGAGACGTGGCGCACGGTCGACTACCGCAAGCTGACCCTCGCCTGA
- a CDS encoding VOC family protein: MFDTLDHVILAVRDLHAATRDYATLFGRRPAWRGEHPGQGSANTLFRLGNTYLELLAPEGPGHTASLLRQRLDAVGEGPIGLALGTADADACHATLTERGLSPAEVEPGMGRDSDSGVYRRWRRVPLPLEHTRGVLLFGIEHLSPADMLPESTAVDAEASCISGIDHAVVQTADPEAAIQLYGDGLGLRLALDKSFPQWGMRLMFFRVGGVTVEIAHPLENASALGDTDRLWGMTWRVPDADAAHARLSAAGIEVSEVRKGRKPGTRVLTVKSGTCGVPTLLIEPDTA; this comes from the coding sequence ATGTTCGACACCCTCGACCATGTGATCCTGGCGGTTCGCGACCTCCACGCGGCGACCCGCGACTACGCGACGCTCTTCGGACGTCGGCCGGCCTGGCGCGGAGAGCACCCCGGTCAGGGGTCCGCGAACACGCTCTTCCGGCTCGGGAATACCTATCTCGAGCTGCTGGCACCCGAGGGCCCCGGGCACACGGCGAGTCTGCTGCGCCAGCGTCTCGATGCGGTGGGGGAGGGCCCGATCGGGCTCGCGCTGGGGACGGCCGACGCCGACGCCTGCCACGCGACGCTCACCGAGCGCGGCCTCTCGCCGGCCGAAGTCGAACCCGGCATGGGCCGCGACTCGGACTCGGGTGTGTACCGGCGCTGGCGGCGCGTACCGCTGCCCCTCGAACACACGCGGGGCGTGTTGCTCTTCGGGATCGAGCATCTCTCGCCCGCCGACATGCTTCCCGAGTCGACGGCGGTCGATGCCGAGGCGAGCTGCATCTCGGGGATCGATCACGCTGTGGTCCAGACGGCGGACCCGGAAGCGGCGATTCAGCTCTACGGCGACGGGCTCGGCCTGCGCCTCGCACTCGACAAGAGTTTTCCCCAGTGGGGCATGCGCCTCATGTTCTTCCGCGTCGGCGGCGTGACCGTCGAGATCGCGCATCCGCTCGAGAACGCATCGGCGCTGGGAGACACGGATCGACTCTGGGGCATGACCTGGCGGGTCCCCGACGCGGATGCCGCCCACGCCCGACTCAGCGCGGCGGGGATCGAGGTCTCCGAGGTGCGGAAGGGCCGGAAGCCCGGGACGCGCGTGTTGACCGTGAAGAGCGGAACCTGCGGCGTGCCGACACTCCTGATCGAACCGGACACCGCTTGA
- a CDS encoding amidohydrolase family protein has protein sequence MNHATHDPMQCSRGRSTRALRLLQALCAVTLLAAVGCATAVPGPHVTPASAEVLWITDVAVLDVATGRRTGFRDVTVRDGKIAAIDAAGRGRAPGGATRIAGAGATLIPGLVDMHGHINSNPAPPWEGGFPDPEAMMAGYLYTGVTTVFDPGDGSGSAVSRREAVARGTQVGPQIFTAGPVHTAPDGHPVALVRAFVPGWLAWYVEPRVAVQLATVEEARDAALDIADAEVDFGKIVIDAIPLDAPRLARDVAAAFVTEAESKGIRTVAHIGTTEDAIDAAEAGVAAWVHGVYKERIPDTEIARLAGYGIPMVATTEVFDNYARLRLGPREAIAIEREIATAERLASFYPIPAEFQAGALDSWQELNLEAYQQRVRVDNVRRLHRAGVTILAGSDTQSGVFPGAGLHRELAHLVEAGLTPTEAIRAATLGPAQFLEDTDAPSFGNVAVGQRADLVLVAGDPTTDIGAVSRIREVIQAGRLLERVAVGAR, from the coding sequence GTGAATCACGCGACCCACGACCCGATGCAGTGCTCCCGCGGACGAAGCACCCGCGCGCTGCGCCTGCTGCAGGCGCTCTGCGCGGTCACGCTCCTGGCGGCCGTGGGCTGCGCCACTGCGGTTCCCGGCCCGCACGTCACGCCCGCGAGTGCGGAGGTCCTGTGGATCACCGATGTCGCGGTTCTCGACGTGGCGACGGGACGCCGCACCGGGTTCCGCGACGTGACCGTGCGCGACGGCAAGATCGCCGCGATCGATGCCGCCGGTCGCGGCCGCGCGCCGGGCGGCGCGACCCGGATTGCCGGGGCCGGCGCCACGCTGATCCCGGGCCTCGTCGACATGCACGGGCACATCAACTCGAATCCGGCGCCGCCCTGGGAGGGAGGCTTCCCGGATCCCGAGGCGATGATGGCCGGCTACCTGTACACGGGGGTCACCACGGTCTTCGACCCGGGCGACGGCAGTGGGTCGGCGGTGTCCCGCCGCGAGGCCGTCGCGCGGGGAACGCAAGTCGGGCCTCAGATCTTCACGGCCGGTCCGGTCCACACAGCACCGGACGGTCATCCCGTGGCGCTGGTGCGGGCCTTCGTGCCGGGCTGGCTCGCCTGGTACGTGGAACCGCGGGTCGCGGTGCAGCTCGCGACGGTGGAGGAGGCGCGCGACGCAGCCCTCGACATCGCCGACGCCGAGGTCGACTTCGGGAAGATCGTGATCGACGCGATCCCGCTCGATGCGCCTCGCTTGGCCCGCGACGTGGCGGCGGCCTTCGTGACCGAGGCGGAGTCGAAGGGCATTCGCACCGTCGCCCACATCGGCACGACCGAGGACGCCATCGACGCCGCCGAGGCGGGCGTCGCCGCGTGGGTACACGGTGTCTACAAGGAACGGATTCCCGATACCGAGATCGCACGCCTCGCCGGCTACGGCATTCCCATGGTCGCGACCACCGAGGTCTTCGACAACTATGCACGGCTTCGTCTCGGGCCGCGGGAGGCGATCGCGATCGAACGCGAGATCGCCACGGCGGAGCGGCTCGCCTCCTTCTATCCGATTCCGGCCGAGTTCCAGGCGGGAGCGCTCGACTCGTGGCAGGAGCTCAATCTCGAGGCGTACCAGCAGCGGGTGCGGGTCGACAACGTGCGGCGTCTGCACCGCGCCGGTGTGACGATCCTGGCGGGGAGCGATACGCAGAGCGGGGTGTTCCCCGGAGCGGGTCTGCACCGGGAGCTCGCGCACCTCGTCGAGGCGGGGCTGACGCCGACCGAGGCGATCCGCGCGGCGACGCTCGGGCCGGCGCAGTTCCTGGAGGACACGGACGCGCCGAGCTTCGGCAATGTGGCCGTGGGGCAGCGCGCCGACCTGGTGCTGGTGGCCGGGGACCCGACCACCGACATCGGCGCCGTCTCCCGGATCCGCGAGGTCATCCAGGCCGGGCGGCTTCTCGAGCGCGTCGCGGTCGGGGCGCGCTAG
- a CDS encoding N-formylglutamate amidohydrolase yields the protein MNLPYSSGAAFERITGARDALFAFSCEHAGRALDGLRLSATEAALAADHWGWDIGAGDLTRALAQLTGSPAVLSTFSRLVCDPNRGPDEESFVVDTVAGQALAFNRGLPPEARAERARRTFEPYHAAFDAMLAEQVRTPPTPWLCSVHSFTPEFDGHAREMELGVLFDAHEDWAEGLAEALGAQGFRVARNEPYSGYAGLIYAASRHGRAHGVPYLEIEVRNDLLRSSEGVEAVAERVARALVASREALEVDRSAG from the coding sequence GTGAACCTCCCGTACTCCTCGGGCGCCGCCTTCGAGCGCATCACCGGTGCCAGGGACGCACTCTTCGCATTCAGCTGTGAGCATGCGGGCCGCGCGCTGGATGGGTTGCGGTTGTCAGCGACCGAAGCCGCGCTCGCCGCCGACCACTGGGGATGGGACATCGGGGCGGGAGACCTCACCCGAGCGCTCGCCCAGCTCACCGGCAGCCCCGCCGTGCTCTCGACCTTCTCGCGCCTGGTCTGCGATCCCAATCGCGGCCCGGACGAGGAGAGCTTCGTGGTCGACACGGTGGCGGGACAGGCGCTCGCGTTCAACCGCGGCCTCCCGCCCGAAGCGCGGGCCGAGCGCGCCCGGCGCACCTTCGAGCCCTACCACGCCGCCTTCGACGCGATGCTCGCGGAGCAGGTCCGCACGCCGCCCACGCCGTGGCTCTGTTCGGTGCATTCGTTCACGCCCGAGTTCGACGGTCACGCCCGCGAGATGGAGCTCGGCGTCCTGTTCGATGCGCACGAAGACTGGGCCGAGGGGCTTGCGGAAGCGCTGGGTGCCCAGGGGTTTCGCGTTGCGCGCAACGAACCCTATTCGGGCTACGCCGGGTTGATCTACGCCGCGTCGCGCCACGGTCGCGCCCATGGGGTGCCGTATCTCGAGATCGAGGTGCGCAACGATCTCCTGCGTTCGAGCGAGGGCGTCGAGGCGGTGGCCGAGCGGGTGGCGCGCGCACTCGTCGCCTCACGCGAGGCGCTCGAGGTGGACCGCTCCGCCGGCTGA
- a CDS encoding DUF2238 domain-containing protein — protein sequence MTVEFVVLAIDPVSRSTWLMENVLVFALVGVLVASYRRLPLSRVSYTLIFLFLALHEVGSHYTYSLVPYDEACQRWFGFSLNEALGFERNHFDRLVHFSYGLLLAYPIREFFLRVADVRGFWGYFLPLDLTMSSSMIYELIEWAAAEIFGGELGAAYLGTQGDIWDAHKDMALASLGALIAMAVTVGVNRHLGRDVAAEWAESFAVKHPEPLGEEAIDRGGAP from the coding sequence TTGACCGTCGAATTCGTCGTGCTGGCCATCGATCCGGTGTCACGCTCCACCTGGTTGATGGAGAACGTGCTGGTGTTCGCCCTCGTCGGAGTTCTGGTGGCGAGCTACCGACGCTTGCCGCTGTCGCGCGTCTCCTACACGCTGATCTTCCTGTTCCTGGCGCTGCACGAGGTCGGATCCCACTACACCTATTCCCTGGTGCCCTACGACGAGGCCTGCCAGCGCTGGTTCGGGTTCTCGCTGAACGAGGCACTCGGCTTCGAACGCAACCACTTCGATCGCCTGGTCCACTTCAGCTACGGATTGCTGCTCGCCTACCCGATCCGCGAGTTCTTCCTGCGCGTCGCCGACGTGCGCGGTTTCTGGGGCTACTTCCTGCCCCTCGATCTCACGATGTCGTCGTCGATGATCTACGAGCTGATCGAATGGGCCGCGGCCGAGATCTTCGGCGGCGAACTCGGAGCGGCGTACCTCGGGACCCAGGGAGACATCTGGGACGCCCACAAGGACATGGCGCTGGCGAGCCTGGGGGCGTTGATCGCGATGGCCGTGACCGTGGGGGTCAACCGACACCTGGGACGCGACGTCGCCGCCGAGTGGGCGGAGAGCTTTGCGGTCAAGCACCCGGAACCGCTGGGTGAAGAGGCGATCGACCGAGGCGGCGCCCCCTGA
- a CDS encoding amidohydrolase family protein: MHHRFGRRAFMKGLGAASVSLAWPGCGGHAPERYTAEDAAELVRQREQESAASGRGPYGQQRYAGYRGLAELPWYELDEQGQLVCRDASIPQAIDFHCHLGISTLFAPDIDLQRRHDRVIHLLDCDGQNPGCELDLDIYINGNFGEEGESDLRSESLAQGLWGSDKAETQTIPNLLAEMDAIRVERAVLLPIRFGWPFGDDLNERWREALDVADVPDRLSLGASVHPDDGDRLERLERYAAAGARVVKLHPPMQRFYPDDPSLFDIYDLCRSLGLIVFFHAGRAGVEPESLHGYALPRHYEAALAEFPELPFVLGHSGARDADGFLELALRHENAWLGIHGQGVSHLHEMIERTGGRRMLFGTDWPWYHLAATHAKVLITTEGRADVRAAILRENALALLESRA, from the coding sequence ATGCACCACCGCTTCGGACGACGCGCGTTCATGAAGGGACTCGGGGCCGCTTCGGTCTCCCTCGCCTGGCCCGGCTGCGGCGGACACGCGCCCGAGCGATACACGGCGGAAGACGCGGCCGAGCTGGTTCGCCAACGGGAGCAGGAGAGCGCGGCGAGCGGGCGCGGGCCCTACGGCCAGCAGCGCTACGCCGGCTACCGCGGACTGGCCGAGCTTCCCTGGTACGAACTCGATGAACAGGGACAGCTGGTGTGTCGCGACGCGTCGATCCCGCAGGCGATCGACTTCCACTGCCACCTCGGGATCTCGACCTTGTTCGCCCCCGACATCGACCTCCAACGCAGACACGATCGGGTGATCCACCTGCTCGATTGCGACGGACAGAACCCGGGCTGCGAACTCGACCTCGACATCTACATCAACGGCAACTTCGGCGAGGAAGGCGAAAGCGACCTGCGCTCCGAGTCGTTGGCCCAGGGACTCTGGGGCAGCGACAAGGCCGAGACCCAGACGATCCCCAACCTGCTCGCCGAGATGGACGCCATCCGCGTCGAGCGCGCGGTCCTCTTGCCGATCCGCTTCGGCTGGCCCTTCGGCGACGACCTGAACGAGCGGTGGCGCGAAGCCCTCGACGTGGCTGACGTCCCGGACCGGCTTTCGCTCGGGGCCTCCGTGCACCCGGACGACGGAGACCGACTCGAACGTCTCGAGCGCTACGCGGCGGCCGGCGCGCGGGTGGTGAAGCTCCATCCCCCGATGCAGCGCTTCTACCCGGATGATCCCAGCCTCTTCGATATCTACGACCTTTGTCGCTCCCTCGGACTGATCGTCTTCTTCCACGCGGGACGCGCCGGCGTCGAGCCCGAGTCGCTGCACGGCTACGCGCTGCCGCGTCACTACGAGGCCGCGCTCGCCGAGTTCCCCGAGCTCCCTTTCGTGCTCGGCCACTCAGGCGCGCGCGACGCGGACGGCTTCCTCGAGCTCGCCCTGCGCCACGAGAACGCCTGGCTCGGCATCCACGGACAAGGCGTGTCGCATCTGCACGAGATGATCGAGCGTACGGGTGGTCGGCGCATGCTCTTCGGGACGGACTGGCCCTGGTACCACCTGGCCGCGACCCATGCGAAGGTGCTGATCACCACCGAAGGACGCGCCGACGTGCGCGCCGCCATCCTGCGCGAGAACGCCCTGGCGTTGCTCGAGAGCCGCGCCTGA
- a CDS encoding DUF3604 domain-containing protein gives MQRLVLGLVVLLVLALALVYVAGTGVFGDATYAGSPEAPAVAPETVAARAAAIQQAGQDLGIARPKQILFGDLHVHSTFSFDAFQLSLPMAGGDGAHPVADACDYARHCSGLDFWSISDHGITLTPRAWSETIDSIRQCNAVAGDAANPDHVAYLGWEWTQVGTTPENHWGHKNVVLRDLADDAIPTLPITAGTPPGRGDLEDFQVSPFLLGFLSLGAHANGGSDFVRFMTETTGIPNCPADVPVRELPDDCREAAPTPGILFAKLREWGLASMVIPHGTTWGFYTPSGSSWEKQLTPEHHDPDQQRIIEVFSGHGNSEEYRDFREVVFEADGTPVCPAPTRDFLPSCWRAGEIIATRCLDEGESVEECESRAAEARRLFLETEFNGGKVVVGKTSVADWQDAGQCRDCFQPSFNYRPKSSVQYILSLEDADSDPERFRFGFIASSDNHSSRPGTGYKEVSRAEFTEARFGSFVDTPIGTPIERPPESRARPYTPGPGDTPFAGFETERGASFFLNGGLAAVHADGRDRDAIWQALDRKEVYGTSGPRILLWFDLLNGPDGPAPMGSEARLGEPPIFQVRAQGSFEQKPGCPADALDALGDRVDRLCQGECYHPSDQRRSITRIEVVRIRPGSDGDVGDRIEDPWRVLPCRGDGNGCVKAFSDPEYATSGRDAVYYVRAIEAESEAVGADPLGCKRDTNGRCIEVNPCFGRPNEDDCLAKTEERAWSSPIYVDQPGA, from the coding sequence ATGCAACGCCTCGTGCTCGGTCTCGTCGTGCTTCTGGTGCTCGCCCTGGCCCTCGTCTACGTCGCCGGCACCGGCGTCTTCGGCGACGCGACCTACGCGGGGTCGCCCGAAGCCCCGGCGGTCGCACCCGAGACGGTCGCGGCCCGCGCGGCCGCGATCCAACAGGCCGGCCAGGACCTCGGAATCGCCCGGCCGAAGCAGATCCTGTTCGGCGACCTCCACGTCCACAGCACCTTCTCCTTCGACGCCTTTCAGCTGAGCCTGCCGATGGCCGGCGGCGACGGCGCCCACCCGGTCGCCGACGCCTGCGACTACGCGCGCCACTGCTCGGGCCTCGACTTCTGGTCGATCAGCGACCACGGCATCACCCTGACGCCGCGCGCCTGGAGCGAGACGATCGACTCGATCCGCCAGTGCAACGCGGTGGCCGGCGACGCCGCCAACCCGGATCACGTCGCCTATCTCGGCTGGGAGTGGACCCAGGTCGGCACCACGCCGGAGAACCACTGGGGCCACAAGAACGTCGTCCTCCGCGACCTCGCCGACGATGCGATCCCCACCCTCCCGATCACCGCCGGCACCCCGCCCGGGCGCGGCGACCTCGAGGACTTCCAGGTCTCGCCCTTCCTGCTGGGCTTCCTATCCCTGGGCGCCCACGCGAACGGGGGCTCCGACTTCGTGCGCTTCATGACCGAGACCACCGGGATCCCCAACTGTCCGGCGGACGTCCCGGTGCGCGAACTCCCCGACGACTGCCGCGAGGCGGCCCCGACGCCCGGCATCCTGTTCGCGAAGCTCCGCGAATGGGGCCTCGCATCGATGGTGATCCCCCACGGCACCACCTGGGGCTTCTACACCCCCTCCGGTTCGTCGTGGGAGAAGCAGCTCACGCCCGAACATCACGATCCCGACCAGCAGCGGATCATCGAGGTGTTCTCGGGGCACGGAAACTCGGAGGAGTACCGCGACTTCCGCGAGGTCGTCTTCGAAGCCGACGGCACGCCGGTGTGCCCGGCTCCTACTCGCGACTTCCTGCCCTCGTGCTGGCGCGCCGGCGAGATCATCGCAACGCGCTGTCTCGACGAGGGCGAGTCCGTCGAGGAGTGCGAGAGCCGCGCGGCCGAAGCACGCCGGCTCTTCCTCGAGACCGAGTTCAATGGCGGCAAGGTCGTGGTGGGCAAGACCTCCGTCGCCGACTGGCAGGACGCGGGCCAGTGCCGCGACTGCTTCCAGCCCTCGTTCAACTACCGCCCGAAGAGTTCGGTCCAATACATCCTCTCGCTCGAAGACGCGGACAGCGATCCCGAGCGATTCCGTTTCGGCTTCATTGCATCGAGCGACAACCACTCGTCGCGGCCCGGCACCGGCTACAAGGAAGTGTCGCGCGCCGAGTTCACCGAGGCTCGGTTCGGTTCGTTCGTGGACACGCCGATCGGAACGCCGATCGAGCGACCGCCCGAGTCGCGCGCCCGCCCCTACACGCCAGGACCGGGAGACACGCCCTTCGCCGGCTTCGAGACCGAGCGCGGCGCCTCCTTCTTCCTGAACGGCGGCCTCGCCGCGGTGCACGCCGACGGACGCGATCGCGACGCGATCTGGCAGGCCCTCGATCGCAAGGAGGTCTACGGCACCAGCGGCCCGCGCATCCTCTTGTGGTTCGACCTCTTGAATGGGCCCGACGGCCCCGCCCCGATGGGCTCGGAAGCGCGCCTCGGCGAGCCGCCGATCTTCCAGGTGCGCGCCCAGGGCTCCTTCGAGCAGAAGCCCGGCTGCCCGGCGGATGCGCTGGATGCCCTCGGTGATCGGGTCGACCGGCTCTGCCAGGGCGAGTGCTACCACCCGAGCGACCAGCGCCGATCGATCACGCGCATCGAAGTCGTCCGCATCCGGCCCGGATCCGACGGCGACGTCGGAGACCGCATCGAGGACCCGTGGCGCGTGCTGCCCTGCCGTGGCGACGGAAACGGCTGCGTGAAGGCGTTCTCCGATCCCGAGTACGCGACGAGCGGCCGCGACGCCGTCTACTACGTCCGTGCAATCGAAGCCGAGAGCGAAGCGGTCGGAGCCGACCCGCTCGGCTGCAAGCGTGACACCAACGGGCGCTGCATCGAGGTGAATCCCTGCTTCGGTCGACCGAACGAGGACGACTGTCTCGCGAAGACCGAGGAGCGTGCCTGGTCTTCGCCGATCTACGTGGATCAGCCCGGCGCGTAG
- a CDS encoding Smr/MutS family protein, translated as MSEDEDFQGFDEPVVIPIEESIDLHYFPPRDVGDIVDAYLEAARERGFREVRIIHGRGKGVQRHRVHRHLARSPHVVAFEEAPADRGGWGATLARLHPPEAPAPGGGDPDEPEAN; from the coding sequence ATGAGCGAAGACGAAGACTTCCAGGGTTTCGACGAGCCGGTGGTGATTCCCATCGAGGAGTCCATCGACCTCCACTACTTCCCGCCGCGTGACGTGGGAGACATCGTCGACGCCTATCTCGAAGCCGCGCGCGAGCGCGGCTTTCGCGAAGTCCGAATCATCCACGGGCGCGGCAAGGGCGTGCAGCGCCATCGGGTGCACCGTCATCTCGCGCGCAGCCCACACGTCGTCGCCTTCGAAGAAGCGCCCGCCGACCGCGGCGGCTGGGGCGCGACCCTCGCTCGGCTGCACCCGCCCGAGGCGCCCGCGCCGGGCGGCGGCGATCCCGACGAGCCCGAGGCGAACTAG